Proteins encoded together in one Entomobacter blattae window:
- a CDS encoding aminopeptidase family protein P, producing the protein MATSTLSSADKLSSLRSLLKESNLGGVIIPHDDEFMNEYTAPYAERLKWISHFSGSAGLAIVTQTHAALFSDGRYTLQMKQQVDPTLWETFHMTQTPPSQWLKTLLPAEALPIAYDPWLMTERALKPFQDAGLPLAPIDYNPIDRLWKDQPAYPHSQLVVHPLSYAGVSSESKRQTLAQTLQNTKTDLLLLTDPTNIAWLLNIRGHDIAYTPIALLCALFFQDGHMEVFTNKNDISPEIKEWVGKDVSFANRSSMADILTQQHHKVVQYDPATTSVGFLSLLRAAQAQLIPKPDPCLILKSCKNPIEQEGARLAHLKDGIALCRFNYWLHFLSSEQLEQQTEITAAAKLETLRKQDKTYQEDSFPAISAIGPQGAIIHYKATNESAHTLSTNALYLLDSGGQYLEGTTDVTRTFWLGNEPPPLEITMMYTLVLKGHIALASAHFPKGCTGSQLDSLARMFLWRHHADYDHGTGHGVGSYLSVHEGPPRISSVPSIPLQAGMILSNEPGYYQEGQYGIRLENLILVQEVPDTPQRPFLMFETLTLVPFDRRLINPTLLTAPEVEWLNTYHSRIFQTISPQLTPQEQDWLRVACEPITLS; encoded by the coding sequence ATGGCTACAAGCACGCTTTCCTCCGCCGATAAACTTTCCTCTCTTCGTTCTCTTCTGAAAGAAAGCAATCTGGGGGGGGTTATTATACCTCATGATGATGAATTCATGAATGAGTATACAGCCCCCTATGCCGAAAGACTCAAATGGATTAGTCATTTTAGCGGCAGTGCGGGCCTAGCCATTGTTACACAAACCCATGCTGCCCTCTTCTCAGATGGGCGCTATACCCTTCAGATGAAGCAGCAAGTAGATCCTACCCTTTGGGAAACATTTCATATGACCCAAACGCCTCCCAGTCAATGGCTTAAAACCCTCCTGCCCGCAGAGGCTTTACCGATTGCCTATGACCCATGGCTCATGACAGAACGCGCGCTTAAACCTTTCCAGGATGCTGGCCTTCCCCTCGCCCCCATAGACTATAATCCTATTGACAGGCTATGGAAGGATCAACCAGCTTATCCCCATTCCCAGCTGGTTGTGCATCCCCTCTCTTATGCTGGGGTCAGCAGCGAGAGTAAACGGCAAACATTAGCGCAGACCCTTCAAAACACAAAAACCGATCTTTTGCTTTTAACCGACCCCACCAATATTGCATGGCTGTTAAATATTCGTGGGCATGACATCGCCTATACCCCTATTGCATTGCTCTGTGCCTTATTTTTTCAAGATGGGCATATGGAGGTTTTTACCAACAAAAACGATATTTCGCCCGAAATCAAAGAATGGGTCGGGAAGGATGTCAGTTTTGCCAACCGCTCTTCAATGGCTGATATCCTCACACAACAACACCATAAGGTGGTACAATACGACCCAGCGACTACCTCTGTTGGTTTTCTCTCACTCCTGAGGGCTGCTCAGGCCCAGCTTATTCCCAAACCTGACCCATGCCTGATCCTGAAATCCTGTAAAAACCCCATCGAGCAGGAAGGCGCTCGGCTGGCCCATCTCAAAGATGGGATTGCCCTATGCCGTTTTAATTACTGGCTCCATTTCCTCTCATCCGAGCAACTTGAACAGCAAACAGAGATAACAGCTGCTGCCAAACTAGAAACCTTGAGAAAACAAGACAAAACTTACCAGGAAGACAGTTTCCCCGCTATATCAGCGATTGGGCCACAAGGGGCCATTATCCATTATAAAGCCACCAACGAGAGTGCCCATACTCTTTCGACCAACGCCCTTTACTTACTTGATAGTGGGGGCCAATATCTGGAAGGTACAACAGATGTCACCCGTACGTTCTGGTTAGGTAACGAACCCCCTCCCCTCGAAATAACCATGATGTATACTTTGGTATTAAAGGGGCATATTGCCTTAGCCAGCGCACATTTTCCAAAGGGTTGCACAGGGTCTCAACTTGATAGCCTAGCCCGTATGTTTTTATGGCGCCACCATGCTGACTATGACCACGGCACAGGCCATGGAGTAGGCAGCTATCTCTCTGTCCATGAAGGCCCCCCACGCATTTCTTCTGTCCCATCTATCCCCTTACAAGCAGGGATGATCCTTTCTAATGAGCCAGGCTATTATCAAGAAGGGCAATATGGTATCCGCCTTGAAAACCTTATCCTGGTTCAAGAAGTGCCCGATACTCCCCAACGTCCTTTTTTAATGTTTGAAACGCTAACCCTTGTCCCCTTCGACAGAAGGCTCATTAACCCCACCCTTCTTACAGCGCCAGAAGTAGAGTGGCTTAACACCTATCATTCGCGCATTTTTCAGACTATTTCCCCTCAGTTAACCCCGCAAGAGCAGGACTGGCTTAGAGTAGCCTGCGAACCTATAACTCTATCATGA
- a CDS encoding GNAT family N-acetyltransferase yields the protein MPYIRNATLADIPFMTRVINHAILHSNALWEEEPVTEKNRQEWLDHKHQQGFPVFIIQKSPHDPVAGFGTYGPFRPHAGYALSIEHSLYIATDQQGKGYGKALLQHLLQTATVQNFHIMIGGLSADNTASIALHKQAGFTAGSTIPQAGRKFGQFLDLVFMYKLLQK from the coding sequence ATGCCTTATATCCGCAATGCAACCCTTGCTGATATTCCCTTCATGACCCGTGTTATTAACCACGCCATACTCCATAGTAACGCATTATGGGAAGAAGAGCCGGTAACCGAAAAAAATAGACAAGAGTGGTTAGACCATAAACATCAACAGGGTTTCCCAGTTTTTATCATTCAGAAATCCCCTCATGATCCTGTTGCAGGTTTTGGAACCTACGGGCCTTTCAGACCCCATGCTGGTTATGCCCTCAGTATTGAGCATTCCCTCTATATTGCTACAGATCAGCAAGGAAAAGGATACGGCAAAGCCCTCCTCCAGCATCTCCTTCAAACAGCAACCGTCCAGAATTTCCACATCATGATTGGAGGACTTTCTGCCGATAACACGGCTTCTATAGCGCTCCACAAACAGGCTGGTTTTACAGCTGGCAGCACAATTCCCCAAGCTGGACGAAAATTTGGGCAATTCCTGGATCTGGTCTTTATGTATAAGCTCTTACAAAAATAA
- a CDS encoding 50S ribosomal protein L11 methyltransferase, whose protein sequence is MRLSHRRHATQLETLSLVVPDYAVEAYEKALGNVCTTVGIFEIETDEAHWRLEGVKDTGYGESELAAALAIAELTTGYNAPLERVNIPAEGWLARTYEAFPEQNIGRRFVVRGTHLPASTSSKITLILDAGIAFGSGEHGSTRGCLRALESIAWRKPQRIIDMGCGSGILAMAASALLKKPVIGVDIEPWSVRVANTNAQMNHLGQQVKFFFGNGWNTPQLTSYKPFDLVFANILARPLCKMAYQMKHYLAPGASIILAGLLKNQIRMVLAAYSRQGIVLEKIFLEGEWATLLLRNPF, encoded by the coding sequence ATGAGATTATCACACCGACGCCATGCCACCCAATTAGAGACCCTATCGCTTGTTGTACCAGATTATGCAGTCGAGGCTTACGAAAAAGCTTTAGGCAATGTTTGTACCACTGTGGGTATTTTTGAAATAGAAACCGATGAAGCCCATTGGCGGCTTGAAGGGGTAAAAGATACAGGCTACGGGGAAAGTGAATTAGCCGCAGCCTTAGCCATTGCTGAACTTACGACGGGCTATAACGCCCCGCTTGAACGGGTCAATATTCCCGCTGAAGGATGGCTGGCCCGAACCTACGAGGCTTTTCCCGAGCAAAATATTGGTAGAAGGTTTGTGGTGCGGGGTACTCATTTACCCGCCAGCACCTCTTCCAAAATTACCCTTATCCTTGATGCAGGGATTGCCTTTGGCTCTGGTGAGCACGGCTCCACCCGCGGTTGCCTTCGTGCATTAGAAAGTATAGCCTGGCGCAAACCTCAACGGATTATTGATATGGGATGCGGTTCTGGCATATTGGCAATGGCTGCCAGCGCACTTTTAAAAAAGCCTGTTATTGGGGTAGATATTGAGCCGTGGTCTGTGCGTGTTGCCAATACCAATGCCCAAATGAACCACCTAGGCCAACAAGTTAAGTTCTTTTTTGGCAATGGGTGGAATACCCCCCAGCTGACCTCCTATAAACCTTTTGATCTCGTTTTCGCCAACATCCTGGCCCGCCCCTTATGTAAAATGGCCTATCAAATGAAACACTATCTTGCCCCAGGGGCCAGTATTATTTTGGCAGGTCTTCTGAAAAATCAAATCCGCATGGTACTAGCAGCCTATAGTAGACAGGGAATTGTACTAGAAAAAATTTTTCTAGAAGGAGAATGGGCTACCCTCTTATTACGTAACCCCTTCTAG
- a CDS encoding ATP-dependent helicase: protein MTDYLSPLNPAQRKAVETLDGPVLILAGAGTGKTRVLTTRFAHILMSGKAQPWQILTVTFTNKAAREMRERIAALINRPVEGLWLGTFHSLCVRILRKHAQLAGLTPEFTILDTDDQLRLLKQALEPLGIDTKRYTPPVLMGIIQRWKDRGLTPEQVTPAEENDNTNGYALKAYKNYQSRLLQLNACDFGDLLLHTTQILKNNPTVLGEYQRLFHYMLVDEYQDTNTVQYLWLRLLALRTEEPANICCVGDDDQSIYSWRGANIQNILQFEKDFPGAKIIRLESNYRSTPAILSAASTLISHNQGRLGKTLYSSQQDPKHESGEKIQIYSTHDSDEEALLVAKETEKLSKEGHSLGEMAILMRAGFQTRSFEEKLITFGIPYRVIGGMRFYERAEIRDGLAYLRILRQPSDDLALERIINLPRRGVGSVALQKFHHYAKTHNIPLLAAVRAHIEQKLIKGKSANELTHFLEVLENSALLLERDGPIVAAEHLLEESGYLPMWRNDLSLEAPGRVDNLKELVRAMTEFETLEGFLEHVSLVMENDENTENTAKISLMTLHGAKGLEFDTVFLPGWEENIFPSQRTLEESGLEGLEEERRLAYVGLTRARQRIIITHAANRRMYGGWQSSLPSRFLEELPEEHILHQKSALVQREHRLMAPSMHHHMAYSPRSLPSRSASNPYSAAYKKQEPITVFSEGERVFHQKFGYGTIKSQDGEKLDVIFDKAGLKHVLGRFLEQIP from the coding sequence ATGACGGATTACCTCTCTCCCCTAAACCCTGCCCAGCGAAAAGCAGTAGAAACGTTAGATGGGCCTGTTCTGATCCTAGCTGGTGCCGGTACAGGAAAAACCCGCGTTCTCACAACACGGTTTGCCCATATCTTGATGTCTGGCAAGGCACAGCCGTGGCAAATCCTTACGGTAACATTTACCAACAAGGCCGCACGCGAAATGCGTGAACGGATTGCAGCCCTCATCAATCGCCCGGTTGAAGGGCTTTGGCTCGGCACCTTTCATTCTCTTTGTGTTAGAATCCTACGCAAGCATGCCCAGCTTGCAGGCCTCACCCCTGAGTTTACCATTCTGGATACTGATGACCAACTCCGCCTATTGAAACAAGCCCTTGAGCCTTTAGGGATAGACACCAAACGCTATACCCCCCCTGTTTTAATGGGTATTATCCAGCGTTGGAAAGACAGGGGACTTACCCCTGAACAAGTCACCCCGGCTGAAGAAAATGACAACACCAATGGGTATGCCCTCAAAGCCTATAAAAATTACCAAAGTCGCCTGCTTCAACTCAATGCCTGCGATTTTGGCGATCTATTGCTCCATACCACCCAAATTCTTAAAAACAACCCAACCGTTCTAGGAGAATATCAACGCCTGTTTCACTATATGCTGGTGGATGAATATCAAGATACCAACACAGTGCAATATCTCTGGTTACGGCTTTTAGCTTTACGCACGGAGGAACCAGCCAATATCTGTTGTGTAGGCGATGATGACCAATCAATTTATTCGTGGCGTGGGGCCAATATCCAGAATATCTTGCAATTCGAGAAAGACTTCCCCGGGGCAAAAATTATTCGCCTGGAAAGCAATTACCGCTCTACCCCTGCCATTCTTTCAGCAGCCAGCACCCTTATTTCTCATAATCAAGGGCGATTAGGCAAAACCCTTTACAGTAGCCAACAAGATCCAAAGCACGAGAGCGGTGAAAAAATTCAGATCTACTCTACCCATGATTCAGACGAAGAAGCCCTGCTTGTTGCCAAGGAGACAGAAAAACTTAGTAAAGAGGGCCATAGTTTGGGAGAAATGGCTATTCTCATGCGGGCTGGCTTCCAGACCCGTAGCTTTGAGGAAAAATTGATTACCTTTGGCATTCCCTATCGGGTCATTGGCGGTATGCGCTTTTACGAACGTGCTGAAATACGCGATGGTCTGGCTTACCTCCGTATTCTCCGCCAACCCTCTGATGACCTGGCTCTGGAGCGGATTATTAACCTCCCCCGTAGAGGAGTAGGAAGCGTTGCATTACAAAAATTCCACCATTATGCGAAAACGCACAATATCCCCCTTTTAGCTGCTGTACGAGCCCATATTGAGCAAAAGCTCATCAAGGGAAAATCAGCCAATGAACTCACCCATTTCCTGGAAGTTCTTGAAAATAGCGCTCTCCTTCTGGAGCGTGATGGCCCGATTGTTGCTGCTGAACATCTCTTGGAAGAAAGTGGCTACCTTCCCATGTGGCGCAACGATCTTTCGCTTGAAGCACCCGGGCGCGTCGATAACCTTAAAGAGCTTGTCCGAGCCATGACCGAGTTTGAAACCTTAGAAGGGTTTCTTGAGCACGTTTCCCTTGTGATGGAAAATGACGAAAATACCGAAAATACCGCCAAAATCAGCCTTATGACGCTGCATGGAGCCAAAGGCTTGGAGTTCGATACAGTTTTTCTGCCTGGATGGGAAGAAAATATTTTTCCTTCTCAACGCACGCTTGAAGAATCAGGATTAGAGGGGCTGGAAGAAGAAAGACGCCTCGCCTATGTGGGCCTTACCCGTGCCCGTCAGCGTATTATTATTACCCATGCAGCCAACCGGCGCATGTATGGAGGCTGGCAAAGCTCCCTTCCCAGTCGCTTTTTGGAAGAACTGCCGGAAGAACATATTTTACACCAAAAATCTGCCCTTGTTCAACGCGAACATCGGCTTATGGCCCCCTCTATGCACCATCATATGGCTTATTCCCCACGGTCTCTCCCATCACGATCTGCTTCTAATCCCTATTCCGCCGCTTATAAAAAGCAGGAACCCATCACAGTTTTTTCTGAAGGAGAACGGGTTTTCCATCAAAAATTTGGTTATGGAACCATCAAGTCTCAGGATGGCGAAAAACTGGATGTTATTTTTGACAAAGCCGGGCTTAAACACGTGCTCGGCAGATTTCTTGAGCAAATTCCATGA
- a CDS encoding JAB domain-containing protein, whose translation MSQKKRQSYGIGHRKRLRERVLKSGASSLADYELLEAALFSVIPRRDTKPMAKALIEQMGGLSAVLEAGEDLLKEKGLSHRVSHLLQLPALLAQALTQPQQNVQTILQDTGAILAYLQKERGSASPLGKGWSVFYVNVRNALLLKEFIPDNGEWGKNIQKTLAVSMIRRAIFTHASAVIIAYDTNMWGKMPKTALQGHKILSEEIHNALKLFDITMHDYICLYEKKAGLEAYSMIEG comes from the coding sequence GTGTCACAAAAAAAAAGACAGTCTTACGGAATTGGACACCGTAAAAGGCTTAGGGAGAGGGTGTTAAAATCGGGGGCCTCTTCCTTGGCGGATTACGAATTGTTGGAGGCAGCCCTTTTTTCTGTCATTCCCAGAAGAGATACCAAACCCATGGCAAAAGCCTTGATAGAACAGATGGGAGGACTTTCAGCTGTGTTGGAAGCGGGGGAGGATCTGCTCAAGGAAAAAGGGCTTTCCCATCGGGTCAGCCACTTGTTACAGTTGCCAGCTCTTTTAGCCCAAGCATTAACGCAGCCACAACAGAACGTGCAGACGATATTACAGGATACGGGTGCCATTCTCGCTTACCTCCAAAAGGAGCGGGGGAGCGCAAGCCCTCTTGGTAAGGGGTGGTCGGTTTTTTATGTGAATGTCCGGAACGCTCTATTATTGAAGGAATTTATTCCTGATAACGGGGAGTGGGGCAAGAATATTCAAAAAACCTTGGCCGTTTCCATGATCCGAAGAGCGATCTTTACCCATGCCAGTGCCGTAATTATTGCTTACGATACAAACATGTGGGGGAAAATGCCTAAAACCGCCCTTCAGGGTCACAAGATCTTATCGGAAGAAATTCATAATGCCCTAAAATTATTTGATATCACGATGCATGATTATATATGCCTTTATGAGAAAAAAGCAGGGCTAGAGGCTTATAGCATGATAGAGGGGTGA
- a CDS encoding N-formylglutamate amidohydrolase codes for MSETHTATILLTKEDPAPVKLRNMEFSSPYLLVCDHAGRKIPQSLGDMGVPASDWNRHIAWDIGIAEVARHISDFLKAPLVEQAYSRLVIDCNRKPGHRGSIPEVSDGTIIPANKGLSAEERHAREEGIFWPYHQAIEYEADIRGTIILIALHSFTPVYQQQERPWHLGVLHNRNPVFALEFIKQVEQLSDGPWIVGSNEPYILTDENDYTIPRHAEASARPYLELEIRQDLIDAPEGQRLWAARIAEVIEKTRTALSQEPSK; via the coding sequence ATGAGTGAAACACACACAGCAACAATTTTATTGACGAAAGAAGACCCTGCGCCAGTAAAGCTCAGGAATATGGAATTTTCTTCCCCCTACCTCTTGGTTTGTGATCATGCAGGACGGAAAATTCCTCAATCTCTTGGGGATATGGGGGTGCCGGCTTCTGACTGGAACAGGCATATCGCATGGGATATTGGCATTGCAGAAGTTGCTCGCCATATTTCGGACTTTCTCAAAGCGCCCCTTGTGGAGCAGGCTTATTCCCGTTTGGTCATCGATTGTAACCGTAAACCTGGCCACCGTGGTTCCATACCGGAAGTCAGTGACGGAACAATTATTCCTGCTAATAAAGGGCTTTCTGCAGAAGAACGGCATGCTCGTGAAGAAGGGATTTTTTGGCCCTATCATCAAGCTATAGAATATGAGGCGGACATCCGTGGCACTATTATCCTCATTGCCCTTCATAGCTTTACCCCTGTTTATCAGCAGCAGGAGCGGCCCTGGCATTTGGGTGTGCTGCATAATCGTAATCCAGTTTTTGCTTTAGAATTTATAAAACAGGTGGAACAATTATCCGATGGGCCGTGGATTGTCGGAAGTAATGAGCCTTATATTCTGACGGATGAAAATGACTATACCATTCCCAGACATGCTGAAGCGAGTGCACGGCCTTACCTGGAGCTAGAAATTCGTCAGGATCTCATTGATGCGCCAGAGGGGCAAAGACTTTGGGCAGCGCGTATTGCCGAAGTTATTGAAAAAACCCGTACCGCTCTCAGTCAAGAGCCCTCAAAGTGA
- the aroE gene encoding shikimate dehydrogenase, translated as MIKKLITGTTRVAGVMGSPVSHSLSPLIHNYWLEKYALDGVYIPIDVEEGMFEEAFRGVMACNFCGANVTIPYKEQAFHLVDTVDEQARRLGAVNILVFRKEAPKEVSKAYGFSTDGQGFWDSLQASSVELADKKVLILGAGGAARSVAGYLLSEQEMDISLSNRSLVRAQVLAQELSVLGPVHVIEWQNWQDELDKFDLLVNCTSLGMGGKNPAEIFSPDLSAAKPHLVVADIVYTPQYTPFLQAAEARGLVAIGGLGMLVYQARPAFKAWFGTMPEVDARLWDLLVERL; from the coding sequence ATGATAAAAAAGCTCATTACAGGCACAACAAGGGTGGCAGGGGTCATGGGCTCTCCTGTTTCTCATAGTCTTTCTCCTCTTATCCATAATTATTGGTTAGAAAAATACGCTCTAGATGGGGTTTATATTCCGATAGATGTGGAAGAAGGCATGTTTGAAGAGGCTTTCCGAGGGGTTATGGCCTGCAATTTTTGTGGCGCTAACGTGACGATCCCTTATAAAGAACAAGCATTTCATTTGGTTGATACGGTGGATGAGCAGGCTCGTAGGCTTGGGGCAGTCAATATATTGGTTTTTCGTAAGGAGGCTCCCAAGGAGGTTTCCAAGGCTTATGGGTTTTCAACAGATGGGCAAGGTTTTTGGGATAGCCTCCAGGCTTCTTCTGTTGAGCTTGCGGATAAGAAGGTGCTTATATTGGGAGCGGGCGGGGCTGCTCGTTCTGTAGCAGGCTATTTATTAAGCGAACAGGAAATGGATATTAGCCTGTCCAACCGTAGTCTGGTTCGGGCGCAGGTTTTGGCCCAGGAGCTTTCTGTTTTGGGTCCTGTTCATGTGATAGAGTGGCAGAATTGGCAAGATGAGCTGGATAAGTTTGACCTTCTTGTGAATTGCACATCTTTAGGAATGGGAGGAAAAAACCCAGCAGAGATCTTTTCCCCAGATCTTTCAGCGGCAAAACCTCATCTGGTTGTGGCCGATATTGTCTATACTCCTCAATATACCCCTTTTCTACAGGCTGCAGAGGCCCGTGGTTTGGTTGCTATTGGGGGGTTAGGAATGCTGGTGTACCAGGCACGGCCAGCTTTTAAAGCCTGGTTTGGAACGATGCCAGAGGTGGATGCCCGCTTGTGGGATCTCCTTGTAGAAAGGTTGTAA
- the coaE gene encoding dephospho-CoA kinase (Dephospho-CoA kinase (CoaE) performs the final step in coenzyme A biosynthesis.): MLVVGLTGGMGMGKTTIAHMFRRAGIPVFDADACVHVLQSPGGEAVPLIARLFPDVVEKGIINRSLLREKVRKTPKALYDLEQVIHPLVKKERQRFIRQMRRRHVSLCMLDIPLLYEVGIEKECSVVITVSAPPSLQRQRIMKRRSMTAAQAEKLIQRQMPDFERRRRANFTIFTGLSLWNSLRQVRKIITALRAEGERRYGTHRFV; this comes from the coding sequence ATGCTGGTGGTTGGCCTTACTGGTGGTATGGGAATGGGGAAGACAACAATTGCCCATATGTTCAGGCGTGCAGGGATTCCCGTTTTCGATGCCGATGCCTGTGTGCATGTTTTGCAATCCCCTGGGGGGGAAGCTGTGCCCCTTATTGCGAGGCTTTTTCCAGATGTTGTGGAAAAGGGTATTATCAATCGTTCCCTACTAAGGGAAAAGGTAAGAAAAACCCCAAAGGCTTTATATGACCTCGAACAGGTTATTCACCCCTTGGTTAAAAAGGAGCGTCAGCGCTTCATAAGGCAAATGCGTAGGCGGCACGTCTCTCTATGTATGTTGGATATCCCCTTACTTTATGAGGTGGGGATAGAAAAAGAGTGCTCGGTGGTGATTACGGTTTCCGCTCCACCGTCTTTGCAACGGCAGCGTATTATGAAGCGTCGTTCTATGACGGCAGCGCAGGCAGAAAAATTGATCCAAAGGCAAATGCCTGATTTTGAGCGCCGGAGGCGGGCAAATTTTACTATTTTTACCGGCCTGTCTTTATGGAACAGTCTAAGGCAGGTCAGAAAAATTATCACAGCTCTTAGAGCTGAAGGAGAGAGACGCTATGGCACGCACCGTTTTGTTTGA
- the dnaQ gene encoding DNA polymerase III subunit epsilon — protein MARTVLFDTETTGLSPESGDRVIEIAVIELINDLPTDKYFYALIDPERDVPEEASKVHGYKTEDVKGKPVFAEIVDDFLDFVGNDPLVAHNARFDFGFMNAELVRVGRKGLDMDRMVDTLELARKKFPGMPNSLDALCRRFSIDISERTTHNALLDCRLLAQVYVELMGGRQHGLALLQEELKGAELQQGHKVAVRTKAPVLVKATPEELERHAAFIKALPHAMWLKE, from the coding sequence ATGGCACGCACCGTTTTGTTTGATACAGAAACAACAGGATTAAGTCCTGAAAGCGGCGATAGGGTTATAGAGATTGCCGTTATCGAGCTTATTAATGACTTGCCTACTGATAAATATTTTTATGCCCTTATTGATCCAGAGCGAGATGTTCCAGAAGAGGCCAGTAAAGTTCATGGCTATAAAACAGAAGATGTGAAAGGCAAGCCTGTTTTTGCTGAGATTGTGGATGATTTTCTGGATTTTGTAGGGAATGACCCATTAGTTGCCCATAATGCACGATTTGATTTTGGGTTTATGAATGCAGAGCTGGTGCGAGTTGGCCGGAAAGGGCTCGATATGGACCGAATGGTTGATACATTAGAGTTAGCTCGCAAAAAATTTCCTGGAATGCCTAATAGTTTGGATGCCCTGTGCCGAAGATTTTCTATCGATATTTCTGAACGCACGACCCATAATGCTTTGCTAGATTGTCGCTTGCTCGCCCAGGTCTATGTAGAGCTTATGGGGGGGCGCCAGCACGGTCTTGCCTTATTGCAGGAAGAATTAAAGGGCGCAGAACTCCAGCAAGGCCATAAAGTGGCGGTACGGACCAAAGCACCAGTTTTAGTGAAGGCCACTCCAGAAGAACTGGAGCGTCATGCGGCTTTTATAAAAGCACTGCCTCACGCGATGTGGCTTAAAGAATAA
- a CDS encoding cold-shock protein → MKNNRTDRSSRSPNRGGFRSDSDMSYAYHDHGGSRGDQGFNSFSSSTPTGPEIGAVVKWFNPTKGFGFVELTDGSGDVFLHANTLNQAGYKQTLPGATLKVYVGNGPKGRQVTEVLFVDESTAEPESHAPRRSENSYGQSFQGAKGGSRTSPDLSHAEEVEGTVKWYNPTKGFGFITPHNGGKDIFIHVSAVERAGLHSLNEGQVMVVQVVQGQKGPEAAAIHV, encoded by the coding sequence TTGAAAAATAATAGAACCGACCGCAGCTCTCGTTCTCCAAACCGCGGCGGATTTCGCTCTGACTCTGATATGTCATACGCTTACCACGACCATGGTGGATCCAGGGGGGACCAGGGCTTTAACAGTTTTTCCTCCTCCACCCCAACTGGGCCTGAGATTGGAGCTGTCGTAAAATGGTTTAACCCGACCAAAGGGTTTGGCTTTGTTGAGCTCACCGATGGCTCAGGTGATGTCTTCCTTCACGCCAATACCCTCAACCAAGCCGGTTATAAACAAACCCTCCCTGGTGCCACCCTTAAAGTCTATGTGGGGAATGGACCTAAGGGCCGACAGGTGACTGAAGTGCTCTTCGTTGATGAAAGCACTGCAGAACCTGAGAGCCATGCGCCAAGGCGAAGTGAAAATAGCTATGGCCAATCTTTTCAAGGAGCCAAAGGCGGTAGCCGCACTTCTCCAGACCTTTCACACGCAGAAGAAGTGGAAGGGACTGTGAAATGGTATAATCCTACAAAAGGATTTGGTTTTATTACTCCTCATAATGGCGGAAAAGATATCTTCATTCACGTTTCAGCCGTTGAGCGTGCAGGGCTGCATAGCCTTAATGAAGGACAGGTCATGGTCGTGCAGGTTGTGCAGGGCCAAAAAGGCCCAGAAGCTGCTGCCATCCACGTATAA